A genome region from Triticum aestivum cultivar Chinese Spring chromosome 2B, IWGSC CS RefSeq v2.1, whole genome shotgun sequence includes the following:
- the LOC123043782 gene encoding serine/threonine-protein phosphatase 6 regulatory ankyrin repeat subunit B isoform X1, producing MADATKPLHPVLQAVDDGNLRLLKETAGVVADDGIWSRALVLAAMNGRLDVCRCLVEDLRVDVNQRTFTGDTALAISAAYGTAAITKYLLDRGADPTLVGALWPPLHGAAMSGECEILELLLSAGIDVDCFDSVYGTPLHAAAAVGEDGAVNILLEHHADPDKILNLHSTPLNLSILSKSLECVKLLIKAGADVNKIDHNGYTYLMVAADICLPGIMKCLLDAGANPDIPDPFGTTAIEIAALRGRRDMVEMLFPLASTISTLPDWSVDGIICHVKSCGLPKDIHLCEKKRAELKLQATEAFKRKEHMIAVELCTCAMNFEPSAEDLAILLANRSLCLLHSGRGKDALSDATRCTMLRPLWPKGYYRLGAALMFLEDYEEASRAFADGLELDPANALRKEEKLENATQMGWNRVCTQLLLHVLAYPVPPPLPRTTTASCAFHVPAPHHDECAKKHIQITLSSALPCLSRAALNCGGVVSFSKVHVVKLPKKTHLHTFPTKNMTIFLYIEKSNH from the exons ATGGCGGATGCGACGAAGCCTCTCCACCCGGTCCTGCAGGCGGTTGACGACGGCAACCTCCGCCTCCTCAAAG AGACGGCGGGCGTCGTGGCGGACGACGGCATCTGGTCGCGCGCGCTGGTTCTGGCGGCCATGAATGGGCGGCTGGACGTCTGCCGGTGCCTCGTCGAGGACCTCCGCGTCGATGTCAACCAGCGCACCTTCACAG GTGATACAGCTCTGGCCATTTCTGCAGCTTATGGGACAGCTGCTATCACAAAATATCTTCTAGATCGCGGCGCTGATCCAACTTTAGTTGGTGCCCTGTGGCCACCTCTTCATGGTGCTGCAATGAGTG GAGAATGTGAAATACTAGAACTGCTGCTTTCAGCTGGAATTGATGTGGATTGTTTCGATTCTGTGTACGGGACCCCATTGCATGCTGCCGCtgctgttggtgaagatggcgcGGTGAATATTTTGTTGGAGCATCATGCAGAT CCTGATAAGATTCTCAACCTTCATAGCACCCCGCTAAATCTGTCCATACTTTCCAAATCGCTGGAATGTGTGAAGCTACTCATTAAG GCTGGTGCTGATGTGAATAAAATTGACCATAATGGTTATACTTACCTGATGGTAGCAGCGGACATTTGCTTACCTGGTATCATGAAGTGCTTACTAGATGCTGGTGCTAACCCCGATATTCCTGATCCA TTTGGTACAACTGCAATTGAAATTGCTGCCCTCCGAGGCAGAAGGGATATGGTTGAGATGTTATTTCCTTTAGCTTCTACTATTTCAACGTTGCCGGATTGGAGTGTTGATGGAATTATTTGTCATGTGAAATCATGTGGTTTGCCGAAG GATATACATCTATGTGAAAAGAAAAGAGCTGAACTGAAATTGCAAGCTACAGAGGCTTTTAAGAGAAAGGAACATATGATAGCGGTAGAGCTATGTACTTGT GCAATGAATTTTGAGCCAAGTGCAGAAGATCTTGCAATCCTCCTAGCAAATAGGAGTTTATGTCTGCTGCACTCGGGAAGAGGAAAAGACGCGCTCTCTGATGCTACTAGGTGCACAATGTTGCGACCTCTCTGGCCCAAAGGTTACTATCGACTAGGGGCAGCCTTAATGTTTCTAGAG GACTATGAAGAAGCGTCTCGGGCTTTTGCGGATGGCTTGGAACTGGATCCTGCAAATGCTCTAAG GAAAGAGGAAAAGCTGGAAAATGCCACGCAGATGGGCTGGAATCGTGTGTGCACCCAACTGCTGCTGCACGTGCTTGCGTACCCCGTCCCCCCACCACTGCCGCGTACGACAACGGCTTCCTGTGCCTTCCATGTTCCTGCCCCCCACCATGACGAGTGTGCCAAAAAGCACATCCAAATAACCCTATCCAGTGCGCTCCCATGCTTGAGTAGGGCTGCATTAAACTGTGGAGGAGTGGTTTCGTTCTCGAAGGTTCACGTGGTCAAGCTACCAAAAAAAACTCATTTACACACTTTTCCAACAAAAAACATGACAATATTTCTATATATCGAGAAATCTAACCACTAG
- the LOC123043782 gene encoding serine/threonine-protein phosphatase 6 regulatory ankyrin repeat subunit B isoform X2, whose product MADATKPLHPVLQAVDDGNLRLLKETAGVVADDGIWSRALVLAAMNGRLDVCRCLVEDLRVDVNQRTFTGDTALAISAAYGTAAITKYLLDRGADPTLVGALWPPLHGAAMSGECEILELLLSAGIDVDCFDSVYGTPLHAAAAVGEDGAVNILLEHHADPDKILNLHSTPLNLSILSKSLECVKLLIKAGADVNKIDHNGYTYLMVAADICLPGIMKCLLDAGANPDIPDPFGTTAIEIAALRGRRDMVEMLFPLASTISTLPDWSVDGIICHVKSCGLPKDIHLCEKKRAELKLQATEAFKRKEHMIAVELCTCAMNFEPSAEDLAILLANRSLCLLHSGRGKDALSDATRCTMLRPLWPKGYYRLGAALMFLEDYEEASRAFADGLELDPANALREAQEAVKNPPCTGELGCLSPLGIRRSR is encoded by the exons ATGGCGGATGCGACGAAGCCTCTCCACCCGGTCCTGCAGGCGGTTGACGACGGCAACCTCCGCCTCCTCAAAG AGACGGCGGGCGTCGTGGCGGACGACGGCATCTGGTCGCGCGCGCTGGTTCTGGCGGCCATGAATGGGCGGCTGGACGTCTGCCGGTGCCTCGTCGAGGACCTCCGCGTCGATGTCAACCAGCGCACCTTCACAG GTGATACAGCTCTGGCCATTTCTGCAGCTTATGGGACAGCTGCTATCACAAAATATCTTCTAGATCGCGGCGCTGATCCAACTTTAGTTGGTGCCCTGTGGCCACCTCTTCATGGTGCTGCAATGAGTG GAGAATGTGAAATACTAGAACTGCTGCTTTCAGCTGGAATTGATGTGGATTGTTTCGATTCTGTGTACGGGACCCCATTGCATGCTGCCGCtgctgttggtgaagatggcgcGGTGAATATTTTGTTGGAGCATCATGCAGAT CCTGATAAGATTCTCAACCTTCATAGCACCCCGCTAAATCTGTCCATACTTTCCAAATCGCTGGAATGTGTGAAGCTACTCATTAAG GCTGGTGCTGATGTGAATAAAATTGACCATAATGGTTATACTTACCTGATGGTAGCAGCGGACATTTGCTTACCTGGTATCATGAAGTGCTTACTAGATGCTGGTGCTAACCCCGATATTCCTGATCCA TTTGGTACAACTGCAATTGAAATTGCTGCCCTCCGAGGCAGAAGGGATATGGTTGAGATGTTATTTCCTTTAGCTTCTACTATTTCAACGTTGCCGGATTGGAGTGTTGATGGAATTATTTGTCATGTGAAATCATGTGGTTTGCCGAAG GATATACATCTATGTGAAAAGAAAAGAGCTGAACTGAAATTGCAAGCTACAGAGGCTTTTAAGAGAAAGGAACATATGATAGCGGTAGAGCTATGTACTTGT GCAATGAATTTTGAGCCAAGTGCAGAAGATCTTGCAATCCTCCTAGCAAATAGGAGTTTATGTCTGCTGCACTCGGGAAGAGGAAAAGACGCGCTCTCTGATGCTACTAGGTGCACAATGTTGCGACCTCTCTGGCCCAAAGGTTACTATCGACTAGGGGCAGCCTTAATGTTTCTAGAG GACTATGAAGAAGCGTCTCGGGCTTTTGCGGATGGCTTGGAACTGGATCCTGCAAATGCTCTAAG GGAAGCCCAAGAGGCAGTGAAAAACCCTCCTTGCACCGGAGAGCTGGGGTGCCTTAGCCCACTTGGGATCAGACGTTCCCGGTGA
- the LOC123043782 gene encoding serine/threonine-protein phosphatase 6 regulatory ankyrin repeat subunit A isoform X3, translating to MADATKPLHPVLQAVDDGNLRLLKGECEILELLLSAGIDVDCFDSVYGTPLHAAAAVGEDGAVNILLEHHADPDKILNLHSTPLNLSILSKSLECVKLLIKAGADVNKIDHNGYTYLMVAADICLPGIMKCLLDAGANPDIPDPFGTTAIEIAALRGRRDMVEMLFPLASTISTLPDWSVDGIICHVKSCGLPKDIHLCEKKRAELKLQATEAFKRKEHMIAVELCTCAMNFEPSAEDLAILLANRSLCLLHSGRGKDALSDATRCTMLRPLWPKGYYRLGAALMFLEDYEEASRAFADGLELDPANALRKEEKLENATQMGWNRVCTQLLLHVLAYPVPPPLPRTTTASCAFHVPAPHHDECAKKHIQITLSSALPCLSRAALNCGGVVSFSKVHVVKLPKKTHLHTFPTKNMTIFLYIEKSNH from the exons ATGGCGGATGCGACGAAGCCTCTCCACCCGGTCCTGCAGGCGGTTGACGACGGCAACCTCCGCCTCCTCAAAG GAGAATGTGAAATACTAGAACTGCTGCTTTCAGCTGGAATTGATGTGGATTGTTTCGATTCTGTGTACGGGACCCCATTGCATGCTGCCGCtgctgttggtgaagatggcgcGGTGAATATTTTGTTGGAGCATCATGCAGAT CCTGATAAGATTCTCAACCTTCATAGCACCCCGCTAAATCTGTCCATACTTTCCAAATCGCTGGAATGTGTGAAGCTACTCATTAAG GCTGGTGCTGATGTGAATAAAATTGACCATAATGGTTATACTTACCTGATGGTAGCAGCGGACATTTGCTTACCTGGTATCATGAAGTGCTTACTAGATGCTGGTGCTAACCCCGATATTCCTGATCCA TTTGGTACAACTGCAATTGAAATTGCTGCCCTCCGAGGCAGAAGGGATATGGTTGAGATGTTATTTCCTTTAGCTTCTACTATTTCAACGTTGCCGGATTGGAGTGTTGATGGAATTATTTGTCATGTGAAATCATGTGGTTTGCCGAAG GATATACATCTATGTGAAAAGAAAAGAGCTGAACTGAAATTGCAAGCTACAGAGGCTTTTAAGAGAAAGGAACATATGATAGCGGTAGAGCTATGTACTTGT GCAATGAATTTTGAGCCAAGTGCAGAAGATCTTGCAATCCTCCTAGCAAATAGGAGTTTATGTCTGCTGCACTCGGGAAGAGGAAAAGACGCGCTCTCTGATGCTACTAGGTGCACAATGTTGCGACCTCTCTGGCCCAAAGGTTACTATCGACTAGGGGCAGCCTTAATGTTTCTAGAG GACTATGAAGAAGCGTCTCGGGCTTTTGCGGATGGCTTGGAACTGGATCCTGCAAATGCTCTAAG GAAAGAGGAAAAGCTGGAAAATGCCACGCAGATGGGCTGGAATCGTGTGTGCACCCAACTGCTGCTGCACGTGCTTGCGTACCCCGTCCCCCCACCACTGCCGCGTACGACAACGGCTTCCTGTGCCTTCCATGTTCCTGCCCCCCACCATGACGAGTGTGCCAAAAAGCACATCCAAATAACCCTATCCAGTGCGCTCCCATGCTTGAGTAGGGCTGCATTAAACTGTGGAGGAGTGGTTTCGTTCTCGAAGGTTCACGTGGTCAAGCTACCAAAAAAAACTCATTTACACACTTTTCCAACAAAAAACATGACAATATTTCTATATATCGAGAAATCTAACCACTAG